The stretch of DNA TATGTGCCATTGGCAAGAGATAtaatacttttatttgtgtgttcTGCCAATGTGTTGTTTCTGACTGCTTGTTTGGTTTTACTGTATCACCTATAATTTGTgctcacatttaacaaatacacaAATCCTAATAATTAGATTCAAAATGCCACCAACACGCCATCCTTCTTAACTGTCCTAGCTGCCTGTGGGACCTGGAGACGGGCAAGCAGAAAACGGTCTTCACCAACCACATCGGAGACTGCATGTCGCTGGCCCTGTCTCCGGACATGAACATGTTCATCTCAGGAGCCTGCGACTCTCTGGCCAAGCTGTGGGACCTGAGGGAAGGAGCCTGCAAGCAGACCTTCTCTGGACACACCAGTGACATCAACGCCATTGCTGTGAGGATTGTTTGATGGTTTGTTTTACAAGAATcaagaaatttaactttaataGAGTCTGTAGGTCAATGTCAAGTATGTTTAAAGGTCCTAgtgcaaaaacactttttctaaAGACTTGAGGGCCTCGagggccagcatcctgcatgttttagttctctccctggtggtagtaacgaccttttcagcatgtcagtgttcttcttaggctttctaatgagccatcattggatccaggtgtgttaaaccaggaacagaactaaaacatgcaggattgCGGGGccttgaggaccgactttgggcaccactgggtCTAAGACAGCAATTAGTTTTTCACTCAGGGACCTGCTGGTTTAGaaagttgcattttgtttatcCTCTGGTTATCATTCTCCAATCTAAAACacttaaatgtgacaaaatcctTCACAAATCTTTGTTCGCAGCTCCATATTACGCTAATCTTTGCCATCTTTTCCTCAAACACTTTcaccttttttcttccactttcaGTACTTCCCCAGTGGAAATGCCGTCATCACAGGCTCTGATGACTGCTCCTGCAAGATGTATGACCTGCGCTCCGACCAGGAGGTGTTGGACTACACGGACACCAGCCTGAACGCCGGCGTCACATCTCTGGCCCTCTCCAACTCTGGCCGCCTTATCTTTGCAGGTTATGACGACTTCAACTGCCACATCTGGGACTCACTGAAGGGCGAGAAAGTCGGTGAGAGCTCTATTAGTGTTACTATGGTCGTGGCTTCATGGATGTGTTAGCTCAAATGTACGCAAACAAGAAGACAAGTGCAGGATTATTACTCTATTTATCATCTATTTACTTGCAATTCACCCCTGTCCTTCAGGTGTGCTCTCTGGCCATGACAATAGGGTGAGCTGCACCGGCGTCCCGGTTGATGGAATGGGTGTATGCACAGGATCCTGGGACAGCTTCCTCAAACTGTGGAACTGAGGCATTTCAGTGGGAGGAAAACATCTCTggaagaaaagaggaggagcagaaatGAGGAggaaagaataaagaaatgaaggaaagaggagacaCTGTAAAAAACAAGGAGGatgcatgaataaaaaaaggccTCCTCTTCCTatcttcctctcttcttccttAATAATGTATGCAAAATATGAGTGGTTGCGAATGAGCCTCATTGTGTAAATGGCACCAGGGAAACAATGCGTGATGCATTCTGCTGAATGTGCAGAAGAACTTCAgtgttgtcattttaaataacgAAACACGTTTTTGAAAATAGCACAATTAATCTAAATGTTGccagagcaggaaaaaaaaagctctggaTCAGAAACACATAGAGGTTTTTGTCAATAAAAGGAGATCAAAGGCATAAGCACTGAAGA from Xiphophorus maculatus strain JP 163 A chromosome 13, X_maculatus-5.0-male, whole genome shotgun sequence encodes:
- the LOC102224245 gene encoding guanine nucleotide-binding protein G(I)/G(S)/G(T) subunit beta-3-like → MAAEKAEMDALKKECDGLRAQIEAARKAANDTTMTAAANGVASVGRVQLKLRKTLKGHLAKIYAMHWSEDSRQMVSASQDGKLLIWDTFTGNKLVAVPLKSAWVMSVAFAPSGNLVASGGLDNICTVYNIKAASPKTLRELDAHTGYLSCCRFLSDSEILTASGDTTCCLWDLETGKQKTVFTNHIGDCMSLALSPDMNMFISGACDSLAKLWDLREGACKQTFSGHTSDINAIAYFPSGNAVITGSDDCSCKMYDLRSDQEVLDYTDTSLNAGVTSLALSNSGRLIFAGYDDFNCHIWDSLKGEKVGVLSGHDNRVSCTGVPVDGMGVCTGSWDSFLKLWN